One Longimicrobiales bacterium DNA window includes the following coding sequences:
- a CDS encoding cysteine desulfurase family protein, with protein sequence MMDPVYLDYAATTPVRAEVREAMLPLLTETFGNPSSPHRWGRKAAEALSDARATAAQALGATPAEIFFTRGGTESDNLAVLGSTRALADEGQIPTLIVTSVEHHAVHDAAEKAESAGQLRRVVLDVSPEGTVDMDRLDEVLAEGHCVVSAMWVNNETGIVLPIPEMVDRVSAAGGTMHSDAVQAFGKLPVSVDAVPIDLLSVTGHKIYGPKGTGLLFVRAGTKISPLLFGGGQERALRPGTEDVAGAVGLATAMRLGVDEQGDLSARLHALQSHLETRVTKLVPHVRINGGMAQRGPHVSSFGVPGVDGQQLLMALDLEGIAVSGGSACASGSTGGSHVIAALYGDDDPTATVRFSLGRLSTKEELDRAATTFAAVVERLRGLGAPA encoded by the coding sequence ATGATGGATCCGGTATATCTCGACTACGCGGCGACCACACCCGTTAGGGCAGAGGTCCGGGAGGCGATGCTCCCACTTTTGACGGAGACGTTTGGGAATCCGTCCAGCCCGCACCGTTGGGGCCGCAAGGCCGCTGAAGCCCTCTCGGACGCCCGGGCGACCGCTGCGCAGGCCCTCGGGGCCACCCCCGCAGAGATCTTCTTTACGAGGGGAGGCACGGAGTCGGACAATTTGGCTGTACTGGGAAGCACACGGGCTCTGGCCGACGAAGGCCAGATCCCGACCCTCATTGTTACCTCGGTGGAGCACCACGCAGTTCACGACGCTGCGGAGAAGGCGGAAAGCGCGGGACAGCTCCGGAGAGTGGTCCTCGACGTCTCCCCCGAGGGGACCGTCGATATGGATCGACTCGATGAAGTACTCGCCGAGGGGCACTGCGTCGTCTCCGCCATGTGGGTCAACAACGAAACCGGAATCGTCCTTCCGATCCCTGAGATGGTCGATCGTGTATCTGCGGCAGGAGGCACGATGCATTCCGATGCAGTCCAAGCGTTCGGGAAACTTCCCGTATCAGTGGACGCAGTGCCCATCGACCTACTGTCTGTGACAGGTCACAAGATCTACGGCCCCAAGGGGACAGGACTGCTCTTCGTTCGTGCGGGCACTAAGATCTCGCCTCTGCTCTTTGGCGGAGGCCAGGAACGTGCCCTGCGTCCAGGCACGGAGGACGTGGCGGGCGCGGTCGGCCTCGCCACGGCGATGCGGCTTGGGGTCGATGAGCAGGGAGATCTAAGCGCGCGCCTCCACGCGCTCCAGAGTCATCTTGAGACCAGGGTCACGAAGCTGGTACCCCACGTGCGAATCAATGGCGGCATGGCTCAGCGCGGTCCGCACGTCAGCAGCTTCGGCGTACCGGGCGTCGACGGACAACAGCTTCTGATGGCTCTCGACCTAGAGGGGATCGCAGTCTCTGGCGGGTCCGCTTGTGCGAGTGGCAGCACAGGTGGCAGCCACGTGATCGCCGCGCTTTACGGGGACGACGACCCGACCGCGACGGTACGCTTTTCGCTCGGCCGGCTCAGTACGAAGGAAGAACTCGACCGGGCTGCGACGACGTTCGCAGCGGTCGTGGAGCGACTCCGGGGCCTCGGAGCACCCGCATGA
- the mnmA gene encoding tRNA 2-thiouridine(34) synthase MnmA has protein sequence MSRVLVAMSGGVDSSVAAALLVEEGHDVIGVTMKTFCYDGTPAHSKTCCGLDGIMDAKRVAAALDIPHYVFDVEEDFTRDVIDDFVSEYAVGRTPNPCVSCNSNTKFPELLERGRALGCDQIASGHYVRVQHGDNGSSLLRGLDPDKDQSYFLWAMPREMLPKLLFPVGELTKAEVRDRARTLELVTAEKPESQEICFVPSGNYRDLLEKRLVATHPALLPGPIVRRNGDVVGEHHGYAGFTVGQRKGLGGGFPEPLFVLEVRAETREVVVGTHEELYEDVVEIAGLNWLQEAPEAGSIVHVQMRYRAPAASGTVERLDDTLIIALCEPFAAITPGQSAVIFDDEERVLGGGRVSRAYTRTTA, from the coding sequence ATGAGCAGGGTACTCGTTGCCATGTCGGGCGGTGTCGATTCTTCGGTCGCCGCTGCGCTCCTCGTCGAAGAGGGTCACGATGTCATCGGGGTAACGATGAAGACCTTCTGCTACGACGGAACCCCTGCGCACTCCAAGACCTGTTGTGGACTCGATGGAATTATGGACGCCAAACGGGTCGCTGCTGCACTCGATATTCCGCACTACGTATTCGATGTGGAGGAAGACTTCACAAGGGATGTCATCGACGACTTCGTCTCTGAGTATGCCGTGGGGCGAACTCCGAACCCATGCGTCAGTTGCAACAGCAATACGAAGTTCCCTGAGCTCCTGGAGCGCGGGCGTGCTCTGGGCTGCGATCAAATCGCTTCCGGCCACTACGTGCGCGTGCAGCACGGCGACAACGGGTCATCCCTACTCCGAGGCCTAGACCCGGACAAGGACCAGTCGTACTTCCTCTGGGCTATGCCACGAGAGATGCTTCCAAAGCTCCTCTTCCCCGTCGGAGAACTCACCAAAGCCGAAGTGCGCGATCGAGCCCGAACGTTGGAGCTTGTCACAGCGGAAAAGCCGGAATCCCAAGAGATCTGCTTCGTGCCGTCGGGGAACTACCGCGACCTGCTCGAAAAGAGACTCGTGGCGACCCACCCCGCCCTTCTACCCGGTCCCATCGTTCGGCGGAACGGAGACGTGGTGGGTGAACATCACGGGTACGCAGGCTTCACGGTCGGGCAACGGAAAGGGCTCGGTGGGGGGTTTCCTGAGCCTCTATTCGTGCTGGAAGTACGAGCCGAGACGCGTGAGGTCGTAGTGGGAACCCACGAAGAGCTGTATGAGGACGTCGTAGAAATCGCTGGACTCAATTGGCTACAAGAAGCTCCCGAAGCTGGCTCCATCGTCCACGTGCAAATGCGATACCGTGCGCCCGCGGCTTCCGGGACAGTGGAGCGGCTGGACGACACGCTGATCATCGCCCTCTGTGAACCGTTCGCGGCCATCACACCTGGACAGTCGGCCGTCATATTCGACGACGAAGAGCGCGTTCTTGGTGGAGGCCGAGTCAGCAGGGCCTACACTCGAACCACGGCGTAG
- the dnaJ gene encoding molecular chaperone DnaJ, which translates to MAAPKKDFYKILGVDEKATPDEVKKAYRKLAKKYHPDANQGDTKASERFKGIGEAYAVLSNPAKRKQYDQMRRLGSFGLGSTRRPGPGGVGADPGLSFEDLQGGFGNISDLFSSLFDNIGKKGPEAPQRGRAKGPNVEYVVEIPFLTAVRGGKVSVDVSITEDCATCGGAGAKPGTDLRTCAECKGTGHVSFGQGGFAVKRPCPACFGRAMIPETPCGSCTGRGTVRQQRKLQINVPTGVDTGSKVRLSGQGERGKSGGAAGDLILTYKVKSHRFFKRDGLDIHVSVPINIVQATLGSKVRVRTVSGKKVVLRVPKGTQSGTKFRVRGQGVEKGERRGDQLVEVFVEVPDELSDDERQAMEEFAEATGLKH; encoded by the coding sequence ATGGCGGCGCCGAAGAAGGACTTCTACAAGATCTTGGGTGTGGATGAAAAAGCCACACCCGATGAAGTCAAGAAGGCGTATCGGAAGCTCGCCAAGAAGTACCACCCTGATGCCAACCAAGGTGATACCAAAGCATCTGAGCGTTTCAAGGGCATTGGTGAGGCCTATGCTGTCCTGAGTAATCCCGCGAAGCGGAAGCAGTACGATCAGATGCGGCGTTTGGGCTCGTTCGGCCTCGGAAGCACGCGGCGCCCAGGGCCTGGAGGAGTGGGTGCCGACCCTGGATTGTCTTTCGAAGACCTTCAGGGTGGTTTCGGCAACATTTCGGATCTCTTTAGCTCTCTCTTCGACAACATTGGCAAGAAGGGCCCAGAAGCTCCTCAGAGGGGCCGAGCGAAGGGACCCAACGTCGAGTATGTCGTCGAGATCCCGTTCCTTACGGCGGTCCGTGGCGGGAAAGTCTCAGTCGACGTCTCGATCACCGAGGACTGCGCCACCTGTGGGGGCGCCGGGGCCAAGCCCGGCACCGACCTTCGGACTTGCGCTGAATGCAAAGGCACTGGACATGTGTCGTTCGGACAAGGCGGTTTTGCGGTTAAAAGACCGTGTCCCGCATGTTTCGGGCGAGCGATGATTCCCGAGACCCCCTGCGGGTCATGTACAGGTCGCGGGACGGTGCGGCAGCAACGCAAACTGCAGATCAATGTCCCGACGGGTGTGGATACGGGATCGAAGGTCCGTCTGTCAGGGCAGGGTGAGCGCGGCAAGAGCGGAGGCGCCGCCGGTGACCTGATTCTCACCTACAAGGTGAAGTCGCACCGCTTCTTCAAGCGTGATGGCCTGGATATCCACGTCAGTGTCCCGATCAACATCGTGCAGGCCACGTTGGGATCGAAGGTTCGGGTCCGCACCGTGAGCGGCAAGAAGGTCGTCCTCAGAGTGCCGAAGGGTACTCAGTCCGGCACCAAATTTCGCGTTCGCGGACAAGGCGTTGAAAAAGGTGAACGGAGAGGGGATCAGTTGGTAGAGGTCTTCGTCGAGGTCCCCGACGAACTCAGCGACGATGAACGCCAAGCCATGGAAGAATTCGCGGAGGCGACGGGCCTGAAGCACTAG
- a CDS encoding nucleotide exchange factor GrpE: MMDSVSQQDTSEGDVTDAMAEDVEQTGGAPDGDVVDGDAVDFEAGDDIGPVAANEASEDDDGAETADAYVDDSEPESELDALKGDYAALNDRHLRLAAEFNNFRRRTEQEKLEAWSRARSDLVGGFLSVLDDLHRVAELDLSNATVEAIMEGIDLVEKKFVREITDVGVEMLDPVGEAFDPERMEAMMRVPTDDETLDDTVAAVFQKGYSLKGILVRPARVSVHKHG; this comes from the coding sequence ATGATGGATTCTGTATCCCAGCAGGACACGTCGGAGGGAGATGTGACGGACGCGATGGCCGAAGATGTAGAACAGACCGGTGGAGCCCCTGACGGTGACGTCGTGGATGGCGATGCGGTTGATTTCGAGGCTGGAGACGACATTGGTCCAGTGGCAGCCAACGAGGCATCTGAAGACGACGATGGCGCGGAGACAGCTGACGCGTATGTAGACGATTCGGAGCCCGAATCGGAGCTCGACGCCCTGAAGGGCGACTACGCGGCTCTGAATGACCGCCACCTGCGGCTCGCGGCGGAGTTCAACAACTTCCGTCGGCGTACGGAACAAGAGAAACTCGAGGCGTGGTCGAGGGCCCGTTCAGACCTGGTCGGGGGTTTCCTCAGCGTCTTGGACGATCTTCATCGGGTCGCAGAGTTGGACCTTAGTAACGCGACGGTCGAGGCCATTATGGAGGGCATCGATCTGGTCGAGAAGAAGTTCGTGCGGGAAATTACCGATGTCGGCGTGGAAATGCTCGACCCGGTTGGGGAGGCTTTCGATCCTGAGCGGATGGAAGCGATGATGCGTGTGCCAACCGATGATGAGACCCTAGATGACACGGTGGCAGCCGTCTTCCAGAAGGGCTACTCGCTTAAGGGTATTCTCGTCCGGCCTGCCCGGGTGAGTGTCCACAAGCACGGGTAG
- a CDS encoding nicotinamide-nucleotide amidohydrolase family protein, with product MSSKPHTGPLRAAVVSVGNELLFGETVDTNAAWLGRRLTSEGVTVVRRFTAPDDVGAIQECVTSAMRSAELVVITGGLGPTPDDVTRDAVATLFESPEGARVLKNPIGTAPGIAMDVEGGAVVLFPGVPREMKAIFDGDFLALLRERYADQMVPTWHRLIHTSGVPESQLAELIGEAFPDLDRELGDRISLAYLPDLRGVDMRVSAHSSSRALAERELDRAEALLAPVVAPWRFRAASGDMAEAVLDALRESGETLAVAESCTAGMVSARLTGQAGASDVFLGGVVSYANEVKEALLGVPRPVMVEFGAVSEPVARHMAEGARMTLGASIGVGITGVAGPGGGTEEKPVGTVWLAVAGPRGIVSETACFSGDRHAVRERTTQAALVLAQKYLLHMGEGL from the coding sequence GTGAGTTCCAAACCACACACCGGGCCGCTTCGAGCGGCCGTCGTCTCGGTAGGAAACGAACTCCTATTCGGGGAGACGGTAGACACCAACGCTGCGTGGCTCGGTCGGCGACTCACCTCCGAGGGAGTGACGGTTGTCCGACGATTCACCGCCCCAGACGACGTCGGGGCGATCCAGGAGTGCGTCACTTCAGCCATGCGGAGCGCTGAACTCGTCGTGATCACTGGCGGCCTCGGGCCGACCCCCGACGATGTGACCCGAGATGCGGTTGCCACTCTGTTCGAGAGCCCGGAAGGCGCACGCGTCTTGAAAAACCCGATCGGCACGGCTCCGGGGATAGCAATGGACGTCGAAGGCGGCGCGGTAGTACTCTTTCCGGGGGTGCCGCGTGAGATGAAAGCCATCTTCGATGGGGACTTCTTGGCGCTGTTACGCGAACGCTATGCGGATCAGATGGTACCCACATGGCATCGGCTGATCCACACCAGTGGAGTCCCTGAGTCCCAGCTCGCGGAGTTGATCGGAGAGGCGTTTCCCGATCTTGATCGAGAGTTGGGCGACCGGATCTCGCTCGCTTATCTGCCCGACCTTCGTGGGGTGGACATGAGGGTGAGTGCCCATTCGTCTTCCCGCGCTCTGGCTGAGCGCGAGCTTGATCGAGCGGAGGCGCTCTTGGCTCCTGTTGTTGCGCCGTGGCGTTTCCGCGCCGCCAGTGGAGACATGGCCGAAGCGGTGCTCGACGCCTTACGCGAGTCGGGAGAAACGCTGGCGGTTGCCGAGAGCTGCACGGCAGGGATGGTCTCCGCCCGCCTGACAGGGCAGGCTGGCGCTTCCGATGTCTTTTTGGGTGGTGTGGTCTCCTATGCCAACGAGGTGAAGGAGGCATTGTTGGGGGTTCCACGGCCAGTGATGGTCGAATTTGGTGCGGTGTCCGAGCCTGTAGCCCGCCATATGGCTGAGGGTGCGCGCATGACCCTTGGCGCTTCGATCGGCGTTGGTATCACGGGGGTTGCGGGACCCGGCGGCGGGACGGAAGAAAAGCCGGTGGGGACCGTATGGTTGGCGGTTGCCGGGCCCCGTGGGATTGTGTCAGAAACGGCCTGCTTCTCTGGGGACCGACACGCAGTGAGGGAACGCACAACGCAGGCAGCGCTAGTGCTGGCCCAGAAGTATCTCTTGCATATGGGTGAGGGGCTCTGA
- the pgsA gene encoding CDP-diacylglycerol--glycerol-3-phosphate 3-phosphatidyltransferase, whose protein sequence is MSENRFTLPNVITVVRIIVAPAVAYMALAPDMSTRVWAFVLFVAAALSDVYDGYLARRYDLITDMGKLLDPLADKLLMAAAFVPFYIISHRGVEGDLIPWLGPMPIWVLVVIFGREVFITIFRSYAAARGVIIPAGKSGKQKALLQALFMGGLLLWYPVRMAAEANAWDGPFWTFWEQFHTGWIGVTLVLALILTVYSMLDYLWSYRSLVGLRS, encoded by the coding sequence GTGTCTGAGAATCGCTTCACCCTTCCCAACGTCATCACGGTCGTGCGGATTATCGTGGCGCCTGCGGTCGCATATATGGCGCTGGCTCCGGACATGAGCACTCGCGTTTGGGCGTTTGTCCTTTTCGTCGCGGCCGCGCTCTCTGACGTCTACGACGGGTACTTGGCGAGGCGCTACGACCTTATCACGGACATGGGTAAGCTCCTTGACCCTCTCGCTGACAAGTTGCTCATGGCGGCGGCGTTCGTGCCCTTCTATATCATCTCGCATCGCGGGGTTGAGGGAGACTTGATCCCGTGGTTGGGTCCCATGCCGATCTGGGTACTTGTCGTCATTTTTGGCCGAGAGGTTTTCATCACGATCTTCCGCAGTTATGCGGCGGCGAGAGGCGTGATCATACCGGCTGGGAAATCGGGCAAACAAAAGGCACTGCTGCAGGCACTTTTCATGGGCGGACTGCTCTTGTGGTACCCCGTCCGGATGGCCGCCGAGGCGAATGCTTGGGATGGACCGTTTTGGACTTTCTGGGAGCAATTCCATACGGGATGGATCGGCGTGACGCTCGTCTTGGCCCTGATCCTCACGGTTTACTCAATGCTGGACTATCTGTGGTCCTACCGGTCCCTGGTCGGTCTTCGAAGCTGA
- the recR gene encoding recombination mediator RecR yields MSVIDRLTGEFSRLPGVGPKTALRLVHHLMKGTKEDTRRLARAMSDVADRVRPCDVCGNFSEHELCEVCADPKRDRSVLCVVEEAYEVGAIERTGQFRGLFHVLGGRLSPLDGIGPDELHMESLMDRINGSGGEVREVIVATNSSVEGEATAVYLEQEIRPLGPTVTRLARGIPVGSDLEYVDGTTIAQALVGRREM; encoded by the coding sequence ATGTCGGTGATTGATCGTCTCACCGGCGAGTTTTCTCGCCTTCCTGGCGTCGGCCCAAAGACGGCCCTTCGACTCGTCCATCACCTAATGAAGGGCACCAAGGAGGACACTCGTCGACTCGCACGTGCCATGAGTGACGTCGCGGATCGGGTGCGTCCTTGCGACGTGTGTGGGAATTTCTCAGAACACGAATTGTGCGAAGTGTGCGCGGATCCGAAACGGGATCGCAGCGTGCTCTGTGTGGTGGAGGAGGCTTATGAGGTAGGTGCCATCGAGCGGACAGGGCAGTTCAGAGGGCTCTTTCACGTCTTGGGCGGCAGGCTATCCCCGTTGGACGGAATCGGACCGGATGAGTTGCATATGGAGTCGCTGATGGACCGCATCAACGGGTCGGGCGGCGAAGTCAGAGAAGTGATTGTGGCCACGAACTCCAGTGTGGAGGGTGAGGCCACCGCCGTGTATCTGGAGCAGGAGATTCGGCCGTTGGGGCCGACGGTCACTCGATTGGCCCGTGGCATCCCGGTCGGGAGTGACCTCGAATACGTGGACGGGACGACCATTGCTCAGGCGTTGGTCGGAAGGCGGGAGATGTGA
- a CDS encoding YbaB/EbfC family nucleoid-associated protein: MTDLSQLMQLGQQMQAKMTELQQSLEAKKISASSGGGMVTATVDGKGSVKQVQIDPTCVDSSDVEMLEDLVLAAVNKAQTKAQAEYEGEMKKVTGGLPMNIPGLPKLF, encoded by the coding sequence ATGACAGATCTTTCGCAGCTGATGCAACTCGGCCAGCAGATGCAGGCCAAGATGACGGAACTCCAGCAGTCCTTGGAGGCAAAGAAGATTTCGGCTTCTTCGGGTGGTGGGATGGTCACCGCTACGGTCGATGGAAAGGGGTCTGTGAAGCAGGTGCAAATCGATCCCACTTGTGTGGACTCAAGCGATGTCGAGATGCTTGAGGATTTGGTCCTAGCGGCGGTAAACAAGGCTCAGACAAAGGCCCAGGCCGAGTATGAGGGTGAGATGAAGAAGGTCACGGGCGGGCTGCCGATGAATATTCCCGGCCTCCCGAAACTCTTCTGA
- the dnaX gene encoding DNA polymerase III subunit gamma/tau, producing MAHTALARKYRPRSFADVATQEHVSETLRRAVSGGRVGHAYLFCGPRGVGKTTLARVLAMALNCSERTDGGEPCGECDSCGRIWAGHTALDVVEIDAASNRGVDDARDLRERAMYAPSSDGRFKIYIVDEAHMLTREAWNALLKILEEPPPRVIFVFATTEPQKIQQSAAPILSRCQRFDFRRIGVADIMRQLAKVLEREGAKAPEDALRLIARKADGGMRDALSLLDQVISLTGGDVEADSVRRVLGLVEEERYLDLLDILSEDRHAEIFDLVERLVDEGYDLVEFYHGLLDTLRALLRLRLAPDTAMDIRPELKGEFAARAQLFESGDLVRMLAAAAELEAQGSLRRSPNPRVLIEMLLLRLGYLDRTVALEELIHALGGAPPSEGGAAGGSSGGSRASTTVAASPPPEEVASVSASQATPVNGVIEEAPEAVVLSEIPEDDIVPSTRVEEAWTRWLDSGNHVPRGLSAFLRSATVRELDDGAVEITLLPGPASERIGEATVRATIIRGLSPYLGRPVALAAPSSESPVEGPARVTEDEVREDTLKALYRQEPRLEKAVQELDLELMD from the coding sequence TTGGCGCATACTGCCTTAGCTAGAAAGTACCGGCCGCGCTCGTTCGCCGACGTGGCGACCCAGGAGCACGTTTCTGAGACTCTGCGCCGAGCGGTGTCCGGGGGGCGTGTTGGACACGCCTACCTGTTCTGCGGCCCTAGAGGCGTCGGAAAGACGACGCTGGCCCGCGTTCTTGCCATGGCGCTCAACTGCTCCGAGAGAACCGACGGCGGCGAACCGTGTGGAGAGTGCGACAGTTGCGGTCGGATCTGGGCAGGGCACACGGCTCTCGACGTAGTCGAGATCGACGCGGCGTCGAATCGAGGTGTCGACGATGCGAGGGATCTGCGAGAGCGCGCGATGTATGCTCCGTCGAGCGATGGGCGTTTCAAGATTTATATCGTGGATGAGGCGCACATGCTTACCCGCGAGGCCTGGAACGCCCTCCTCAAGATCCTCGAGGAGCCGCCCCCGCGGGTCATCTTCGTGTTCGCGACCACAGAGCCGCAGAAGATCCAGCAATCCGCAGCGCCAATTCTCTCGCGGTGCCAGAGATTCGATTTTCGACGTATCGGTGTCGCAGACATCATGCGTCAGCTTGCCAAGGTCCTGGAGCGGGAAGGTGCGAAGGCGCCCGAGGACGCGTTGCGCCTCATCGCCCGCAAGGCAGACGGCGGAATGCGCGATGCACTGTCGCTTCTCGACCAGGTCATTTCCCTCACGGGTGGAGACGTCGAAGCCGATTCGGTTCGCCGAGTACTCGGCCTAGTGGAGGAGGAGAGATACCTCGATCTCCTCGATATTCTCTCTGAAGATCGTCACGCTGAGATCTTCGACTTGGTCGAGCGGTTGGTCGACGAAGGATACGATCTCGTCGAGTTCTATCACGGCCTATTGGACACGCTCCGAGCACTGCTCCGGCTGCGCTTGGCTCCAGATACGGCGATGGATATTCGACCGGAATTGAAGGGCGAGTTCGCTGCGCGTGCCCAACTATTCGAGTCGGGCGATCTCGTGAGGATGCTGGCCGCGGCAGCTGAACTCGAGGCGCAGGGTAGCCTTCGCCGCAGTCCCAATCCACGTGTACTGATCGAGATGCTTCTGTTACGGCTCGGCTACCTCGATCGCACTGTCGCGCTCGAGGAGCTGATTCACGCGCTCGGGGGAGCTCCGCCTTCTGAGGGTGGCGCGGCGGGTGGAAGCAGCGGCGGTTCAAGAGCCTCCACCACCGTCGCAGCATCGCCGCCGCCGGAAGAAGTGGCGAGCGTGTCGGCGTCGCAGGCAACGCCGGTGAATGGAGTGATCGAGGAGGCCCCAGAGGCCGTTGTGCTCTCCGAGATCCCGGAGGATGACATCGTGCCATCAACTCGGGTGGAAGAAGCCTGGACGAGATGGCTCGATTCGGGCAACCACGTACCCCGAGGTCTGAGCGCGTTCCTGCGGTCCGCGACGGTCCGCGAACTCGACGACGGCGCCGTAGAAATCACGTTGTTGCCGGGGCCTGCCTCGGAACGCATCGGGGAAGCGACGGTCCGGGCTACGATCATCCGAGGACTGAGCCCTTACCTAGGCCGTCCGGTGGCATTGGCGGCCCCGAGCTCGGAAAGTCCCGTGGAAGGTCCCGCTCGGGTCACTGAAGATGAGGTCCGCGAAGACACATTGAAGGCCCTTTATCGCCAGGAACCCCGCCTAGAGAAGGCGGTACAAGAACTCGACCTAGAGCTGATGGATTAA
- the aroF gene encoding 3-deoxy-7-phosphoheptulonate synthase, whose product MLVVMKNSASADQIESVVGVIKDMGYDARPIPGGQRTAVGLIGNDGGVDAGRLQGLDGVLEVIPVTHPYKQVSREWQADDTLVRLTNATVFGGSDLVIIAGPCAVESEGQILGVAHQLKEMGATVLRGGAFKPRTSPYSFQGLGEDGLVLLAKAREETGMAIVTEALDPDGADLVAEYADIVQIGARNMQNYPLLRRAGRTGKPVLLKRGMAATIEEFLLAAEYVLAEGNPNVILCERGVRSFDTHTRNVLDLAAIPVVQALSHLPIVADPSHGTGIRSMVTPMGRAAVAAGADGLIVEVHPDPTKAMSDGAQSLYPDQFGALMDQVRVIANSIGRDVCAPLGEVTAA is encoded by the coding sequence ATGCTCGTCGTGATGAAGAACTCGGCCTCTGCAGACCAGATTGAATCGGTCGTCGGGGTCATAAAGGATATGGGTTACGATGCCCGCCCGATTCCGGGCGGACAGCGCACTGCTGTTGGTCTCATTGGCAATGATGGTGGTGTGGACGCAGGGAGGCTACAAGGGCTCGACGGCGTGCTAGAGGTGATCCCGGTCACCCATCCGTACAAGCAGGTGTCGAGGGAGTGGCAGGCTGATGACACCCTAGTGCGTTTGACGAACGCCACGGTCTTCGGCGGATCTGATTTGGTCATTATCGCGGGCCCCTGCGCCGTAGAGAGTGAAGGCCAGATCCTAGGCGTCGCCCATCAATTGAAGGAGATGGGGGCCACCGTGTTACGCGGAGGAGCTTTCAAACCCCGCACTTCGCCATACTCGTTCCAGGGCTTGGGAGAGGATGGACTCGTGCTTCTCGCCAAGGCAAGAGAAGAGACGGGCATGGCGATTGTGACCGAGGCGCTCGATCCGGACGGCGCGGACTTGGTGGCTGAGTATGCAGACATCGTACAGATCGGCGCCCGCAATATGCAGAACTACCCACTGCTCCGACGCGCTGGCCGTACAGGCAAACCGGTACTCTTGAAGCGTGGCATGGCGGCGACGATCGAAGAGTTCTTGCTGGCCGCGGAGTATGTTCTCGCTGAAGGGAATCCGAATGTGATTCTGTGCGAGCGAGGCGTGCGCAGCTTCGATACTCACACGAGAAACGTCCTCGACCTCGCGGCGATCCCCGTGGTTCAGGCGCTCTCCCATTTGCCGATCGTGGCTGACCCGAGCCACGGGACCGGAATTCGGTCCATGGTCACACCCATGGGACGTGCGGCGGTGGCCGCCGGAGCCGACGGGTTGATTGTTGAGGTGCACCCAGATCCGACGAAGGCGATGTCTGACGGCGCTCAATCGTTGTATCCCGACCAATTTGGCGCGTTGATGGACCAGGTCCGGGTCATCGCCAACTCCATCGGCCGGGACGTGTGTGCCCCTTTGGGCGAAGTCACCGCAGCGTGA